Part of the Balneolaceae bacterium genome is shown below.
TGAAAATTCCCGGACAGGCCAACCTGCGTATCACCTGCTTCAGGGATTAAAGTAAGCAGATTTACCTGGAAGCTGACCAGTTGCGTGGCCTGGTGATTCAAACCGAATGTGAGAAGTTCAGATTTTCTGTCGAGCTCGTCATATTCAAGATGGTCCCATCGTGCAAGCAGATCTGTTTTGTCGGAGAGATGGGTTCCGAGTGTAGCAAAAAATCCGGTGATGGTTTCTTCAGTATTCGGTTGAGGTGTATCGAATTGGGTTTGCAGGAATTCAAACGTTCCAAAAAGCGACTCGCTGTCATATTGAGTAAAAAATCCATAGAGTATCCGGTCACCGGTAGATATCAACCCGGAATTTCCGACTCGCTCCATTTCGGTTTGGTTGACGGCAGTGTTCAATCCAATCTCAAAATCACTGTTATCAGATGGAAATAAATAACCGAGGCGAGCTGTGTATAGAAATCCGCCATCATTTGTTCGATTAAGTCCGTTCCCGTTGTACATGCCAACCCGGTAGTTCAGGTTGCCGGATTCTCCCAGTGCAGTGATGCCGATTTCCCTTGAATTCATCATCGCACCTACGTGTCTTGCACGATTGATGAAATCCGTAATACCGGGATTAGGATCAAGATCGATACTTAAAAAGGGTTTAAAAGCCCCGGTTATGATTCTGAAATTATCTGAAAATGCATATCCAACCTGTGCATCCATTATGCTCACGGATCGCCGGAAATCGATCTGCATTTTGTAGATAAAATTGTTGTCCACCGTTCCCTGAAAACTCAAACGGGTAGCGCCGATATCAAACAGGTTCCCGCCGTTAAAATCGTCATCGGTAAAAGAAAAATTACCGATCGATTGCAATAACATACCGACACTGAACTCTTCCGATTTCAGGTGATCTCTCATCCGGTCGGCAGCCGGTTCCTGGGCCCGGAGGCCTGTAGTGAATATGAGTAAAAAGAGCCCGGTAATAACGATCTTTTTCATGAAAGCAGGTTATTTTTTTGACGACTAATGTCTGAAC
Proteins encoded:
- a CDS encoding porin, with protein sequence MKKIVITGLFLLIFTTGLRAQEPAADRMRDHLKSEEFSVGMLLQSIGNFSFTDDDFNGGNLFDIGATRLSFQGTVDNNFIYKMQIDFRRSVSIMDAQVGYAFSDNFRIITGAFKPFLSIDLDPNPGITDFINRARHVGAMMNSREIGITALGESGNLNYRVGMYNGNGLNRTNDGGFLYTARLGYLFPSDNSDFEIGLNTAVNQTEMERVGNSGLISTGDRILYGFFTQYDSESLFGTFEFLQTQFDTPQPNTEETITGFFATLGTHLSDKTDLLARWDHLEYDELDRKSELLTFGLNHQATQLVSFQVNLLTLIPEAGDTQVGLSGNFQFQF